In Acinetobacter sp. C32I, one genomic interval encodes:
- a CDS encoding MFS transporter, which produces MDTQSTEPKQAQSNLYAWYVVLLCMLAYIFSFIDRQILALMIEPIKADLGLSDTQFSLLHGLAFSLFYAFMGLPLAYLADRFSRPKIIAIGVVFWSIATAFCGLSKNFLQLFLSRMGVGVGEAALSPAAYSMFSDMFSKDKLGRAVAVYSIGSFVGGGIAFLVGGYVIGLLKNMDSIMVPVFGALKAWQAAFIIVGLPGVFIGLLVLLTVREPQRKGQRLNAQGQVEKTSMKDAFKFIKKHGRTFKCHYLGFTFYAMALYCLISWSPAFYMRKFGLTPTEAGYMLGSVLLVANILGVFCAGWLNDWFIQKGRKDAPMITGVIGIVGLIIPMMIFTQVNELWLSVVFLVPAMFFASFPMPISTTAMQMLAPNQLRAQISAVFLLISNLVAVGIGTTLVALITDKVFENPLMVGMSLSIVGTISCVLAFILLKKGCQAFSDSMQQEHGS; this is translated from the coding sequence ATGGATACGCAATCTACTGAGCCCAAACAAGCTCAATCAAATCTTTATGCATGGTATGTGGTACTACTGTGCATGTTGGCCTATATCTTTTCATTTATTGATCGACAAATACTGGCGCTGATGATCGAGCCGATTAAAGCGGATCTCGGGCTTTCAGACACGCAATTTAGTTTATTACACGGTTTAGCCTTTTCTCTGTTTTATGCCTTTATGGGCTTACCCTTGGCATATCTGGCAGATCGTTTCTCCCGTCCAAAAATCATTGCCATCGGGGTGGTATTTTGGAGTATTGCAACGGCATTTTGTGGGCTAAGTAAAAACTTTCTGCAACTGTTTTTGAGTCGTATGGGCGTTGGTGTGGGCGAAGCTGCTTTGTCACCCGCAGCTTACTCGATGTTTAGCGATATGTTTAGCAAGGATAAATTAGGACGCGCTGTCGCCGTTTATTCGATTGGTTCTTTTGTCGGTGGCGGGATTGCTTTTCTGGTCGGTGGTTATGTGATTGGCTTGCTCAAAAATATGGATAGCATCATGGTTCCAGTTTTTGGTGCACTTAAGGCATGGCAAGCCGCATTTATTATTGTCGGCCTGCCTGGTGTCTTTATTGGTCTATTGGTTTTACTCACCGTGAGAGAGCCGCAACGCAAAGGTCAGCGTCTAAATGCACAGGGGCAAGTAGAAAAAACCAGTATGAAGGATGCATTCAAATTTATTAAAAAGCATGGTCGTACCTTCAAATGTCATTATTTAGGTTTTACTTTTTATGCAATGGCCTTGTATTGCCTGATCAGTTGGTCACCTGCGTTCTATATGCGCAAGTTTGGTCTTACCCCAACTGAAGCGGGCTATATGCTGGGCAGTGTGTTACTGGTGGCGAATATCCTAGGTGTATTTTGTGCCGGTTGGCTGAACGACTGGTTTATTCAAAAAGGCCGTAAAGATGCGCCGATGATTACTGGCGTGATTGGGATTGTGGGTTTAATTATTCCGATGATGATTTTTACTCAGGTGAATGAGTTATGGTTATCCGTGGTGTTCTTAGTGCCTGCAATGTTCTTTGCTTCATTTCCGATGCCGATTTCAACCACGGCTATGCAAATGTTGGCACCAAACCAGTTACGCGCACAAATCTCAGCGGTATTCCTATTGATCAGTAATCTGGTTGCGGTTGGGATTGGGACGACATTGGTGGCTTTGATTACTGATAAGGTGTTTGAAAATCCACTCATGGTCGGAATGTCTTTGTCGATCGTGGGTACGATTTCCTGTGTATTGGCCTTTATCTTACTGAAAAAAGGCTGTCAGGCATTTAGTGACAGTATGCAGCAGGAACATGGATCTTGA
- a CDS encoding sorbosone dehydrogenase family protein → MSTQLKWFMFGTSIVLVLAGCSAASQYPISASYGPQPVLPKPQSGLVPTVNIAPAKGWPKGMMPTPVEGLKVQAYAQGLDHPRWLYVLPNGDVLVAETDAPPKPDDSKGIRGKIAKMVMQRAGASFPSANRIRLLRDTNGDGIADKNTVFLENLNSPFGMALVDDMLYVANTDALMRFPYQDGATKITAQGTKVLDLPAGKLNHHWTKNVIANPEGTKLYISVGSNSNAAENGLDQEVGRAQIIEFDLASGKARPFATGLRNPNGMGWQPQGGQLWTVVNERDELGSDLVPDYMTSVKDGAFYGWPYSYYGQHVDTRVKPQHPEMVARALKPDYALGNHTASLGLAFYATELMPQYRGGAFIGQHGSWNRKPHSGYKVIFVPFRSGQPAGEPQDVLTGFLSDKGQAYGRPVGVAIDFSGALLVADDVGDTIWRVSPIAQTTYESPMQEPKSSHFK, encoded by the coding sequence ATGTCGACTCAACTAAAATGGTTCATGTTCGGAACCAGTATTGTTCTCGTACTTGCAGGTTGTAGCGCCGCATCTCAATATCCCATTTCTGCCAGTTATGGCCCTCAACCGGTATTGCCCAAACCTCAATCGGGTTTAGTGCCTACTGTGAATATTGCCCCTGCTAAAGGCTGGCCGAAGGGTATGATGCCAACGCCAGTAGAAGGTTTAAAAGTTCAGGCATACGCCCAAGGGCTAGATCATCCAAGATGGCTGTATGTATTACCCAATGGTGATGTGTTAGTGGCTGAAACTGATGCACCGCCTAAGCCTGATGATAGCAAAGGGATTCGTGGAAAAATTGCGAAAATGGTGATGCAACGTGCTGGAGCATCTTTTCCTAGTGCCAATCGTATACGTTTATTGCGTGATACCAATGGCGATGGGATTGCCGATAAAAATACGGTTTTTCTGGAAAATTTAAACTCGCCCTTTGGTATGGCTTTGGTTGACGACATGCTCTATGTGGCCAATACCGATGCCTTGATGCGTTTTCCTTATCAGGATGGTGCGACAAAAATTACGGCGCAGGGAACGAAGGTTTTGGATCTACCTGCAGGAAAACTCAATCATCATTGGACCAAGAATGTGATTGCAAATCCTGAGGGTACCAAACTATATATCTCTGTTGGCTCTAATAGTAATGCGGCTGAAAATGGCTTGGATCAAGAAGTGGGACGAGCACAAATTATAGAGTTTGATCTTGCCTCAGGCAAAGCACGGCCTTTTGCTACAGGACTTAGAAACCCGAATGGGATGGGCTGGCAGCCGCAAGGTGGTCAGCTCTGGACGGTAGTAAATGAGCGTGATGAGTTAGGCAGTGATTTAGTACCTGACTATATGACCTCAGTCAAAGACGGGGCATTTTATGGTTGGCCCTATAGCTATTACGGTCAACACGTCGATACACGGGTAAAACCACAACATCCTGAGATGGTGGCTCGTGCACTTAAGCCTGATTATGCTTTGGGAAATCATACCGCATCTTTAGGATTGGCCTTTTATGCCACTGAATTAATGCCGCAATATCGTGGTGGCGCATTTATTGGTCAGCATGGTTCATGGAATCGGAAACCACATAGTGGCTATAAGGTGATTTTTGTCCCGTTTAGAAGTGGCCAACCTGCTGGGGAACCACAAGATGTGTTGACGGGCTTTTTAAGTGATAAAGGCCAAGCCTATGGACGCCCAGTCGGTGTTGCCATTGATTTTTCGGGTGCACTGTTAGTGGCTGATGATGTTGGGGATACCATTTGGCGTGTTTCTCCCATTGCTCAAACCACATACGAAAGTCCCATGCAAGAGCCTAAAAGCAGTCATTTTAAATAG
- a CDS encoding GLUG motif-containing protein encodes MNKVYRIVWNATHLCWQAVSEKAKGGIVATQSTTNIKSKTSVAHTAKITAFFAVNVLSASIVFAGPTGGVVSSGTASISTAGTTTTINQSTAKAAIDWSSFSTNSNEIVNFVQPNSSSITLNRVTGTSASNLNGQLNANGQVFIINPNGVLFGSTSQVNTAGLVASTLNLSNADFNNNLFNFNNPTNNKTVENRGKITVPTGGTVALIAPTVKQTGTIKAPQGNVLLAAGGDITLNLNNGSLLGYTINQGKAQALINSGGMIQADGGKVILTAKGIDELSNAVVNSVGVIQAQTVNNVRGVIELGSDLSSGTVNVSGTLDASAPNGGNGGQIKTSAAEVNINSGTNITTQRNSTSSLPPTTSGWELKSKNVDVNFFGGSVSSTTLGDALNKGNVTLNAIGTAEGQGNINLNDASSWNANTALTLTATKDINFNSDLDLSGDKAKLAMNYGAGSDYNLNNGAKINISGSSPTLLINGTSYIVINDLGEEGDANINTLQGMNNNLTGNYALGSNIDASDTVNWNNGKGFDPIGSFGTILTILNDPNNPGGITATQTTIDKPFTGEFHGLGHTVNGLYINRPNPLLYEIPTQLPAVFDAYSVGLFGATTNTVRDVGTIEGMVSGTGNVGGLIGFQKSGVVKHVFSSNAVQGTSGVGGLIGTSGYRDENHQQSTASILNSYATGEITLLSLPAPLIGGSAGGLVGKSYSLIKESYATGNIHSEQSNSSTVGGLVGQQINNDIIQSYATGNISGNIDSLGGLVGSLLFSQGNTKILQSNATGNLNGKSAVGGLVGSIGLEAVYNNPTRDINATASIEDSFAVGKVTATDDSYLSSAGGLIASINGAVKVKNSYSTGEVIGTSKTGGLVGSISNNFPSLQNKTEIENSYATGKVIGTEYTGGLVGYNLSESIIKNSYAQGDVQGTNSVGGLVGFNATEISNSSAQGHVTGEKNVGGLVGKNVEGVSHSFATGNVTGTENVGGLVGYNEKWANAEEGVIFRSYATGSINGSTSVGGLIGLNHLGNVSSSYATGDVKGYQYTGGLVGNTQGGYLLNTYALGNVIGQNSTGGLLGGRTTNYLPKVENSFSSGSVSGVTNTGGLIGNTNGITIDVNSYWNKETSGQSQSAGGYGKTTAELQQILTFSGWDIADVSDPNSTSVWVIDENNSTPWLRYNH; translated from the coding sequence GTGAATAAAGTTTATAGAATTGTATGGAATGCAACACATCTCTGCTGGCAAGCCGTGAGTGAGAAGGCCAAAGGTGGAATCGTTGCAACGCAATCAACAACAAATATCAAATCTAAAACTTCTGTTGCTCATACAGCAAAAATAACAGCATTCTTTGCAGTGAATGTATTGAGTGCAAGTATTGTTTTCGCGGGACCAACAGGTGGGGTGGTGAGTTCTGGAACAGCGAGCATTTCAACCGCAGGTACCACCACCACGATTAACCAGTCCACCGCAAAAGCTGCAATTGACTGGAGCAGCTTTTCCACCAATAGCAATGAAATTGTGAATTTCGTGCAACCGAATAGCAGTTCAATTACCTTAAACCGCGTCACAGGTACAAGTGCATCCAACTTAAACGGTCAGTTAAATGCCAATGGACAAGTGTTTATTATTAACCCGAATGGGGTGCTATTTGGCAGTACCTCACAGGTGAATACCGCGGGTTTGGTGGCATCGACTTTAAACTTGAGTAATGCTGATTTTAATAATAATCTATTTAATTTTAACAATCCTACCAATAACAAAACCGTTGAGAACCGAGGCAAAATTACCGTGCCTACTGGCGGTACGGTTGCCTTAATTGCACCAACGGTAAAACAGACAGGTACGATCAAAGCACCGCAGGGCAATGTATTATTGGCAGCAGGTGGTGATATTACCCTGAATCTAAATAATGGCAGCCTATTGGGTTACACCATTAATCAAGGTAAAGCACAGGCCTTGATTAACTCAGGTGGCATGATTCAGGCCGATGGCGGTAAAGTGATCCTTACTGCAAAAGGGATTGATGAATTAAGCAATGCAGTGGTGAATAGTGTTGGGGTGATCCAAGCACAAACGGTGAATAATGTCCGTGGCGTGATTGAGCTTGGCAGTGATTTAAGCAGTGGTACCGTGAATGTCAGCGGTACCTTAGATGCATCCGCCCCGAACGGAGGCAATGGTGGGCAGATTAAAACTTCTGCGGCAGAGGTAAATATCAATTCTGGGACCAATATCACGACACAGCGAAATAGTACGAGCAGCTTACCGCCGACCACCAGTGGCTGGGAGCTGAAATCCAAAAATGTCGATGTCAATTTCTTTGGTGGCAGTGTCAGCAGTACCACTTTGGGTGATGCTTTAAACAAAGGCAATGTTACTTTGAATGCGATTGGTACGGCAGAAGGCCAAGGCAATATTAATCTCAATGATGCAAGCAGTTGGAACGCCAATACCGCACTAACACTAACCGCAACTAAAGATATTAATTTTAATAGCGATTTGGACTTAAGTGGAGATAAAGCCAAGCTTGCTATGAACTATGGAGCTGGTTCGGATTACAACTTAAATAATGGTGCCAAGATTAATATCAGCGGTTCATCACCGACTTTATTGATTAATGGAACGTCTTACATTGTAATCAATGACTTAGGTGAGGAAGGTGATGCCAATATCAATACCCTACAAGGGATGAACAATAACCTTACTGGAAATTATGCTTTAGGTAGCAATATTGATGCCTCTGATACGGTGAATTGGAATAATGGGAAAGGTTTTGACCCCATTGGTAGTTTTGGCACAATTCTCACGATATTGAATGACCCCAATAATCCAGGTGGGATTACCGCAACTCAAACAACGATTGATAAACCTTTTACAGGCGAATTCCATGGTCTTGGGCATACGGTTAATGGATTATATATAAACAGGCCTAATCCATTACTGTATGAAATTCCGACACAGTTACCAGCGGTTTTTGACGCTTATTCAGTAGGTTTGTTTGGCGCAACGACAAATACGGTGAGAGATGTTGGAACGATTGAAGGAATGGTAAGCGGTACAGGTAATGTTGGTGGCTTAATCGGTTTTCAAAAATCTGGTGTCGTTAAACATGTATTTAGTTCCAACGCTGTGCAAGGAACCTCAGGGGTAGGAGGACTCATCGGTACAAGTGGCTACCGAGATGAAAATCATCAACAAAGCACTGCTTCTATTTTGAATTCTTATGCGACGGGTGAAATTACACTGTTAAGTCTGCCTGCGCCACTTATTGGAGGAAGTGCAGGTGGATTGGTAGGTAAAAGTTATAGTTTAATTAAAGAGAGTTATGCGACGGGAAATATTCATTCAGAACAAAGCAATTCCTCAACAGTTGGGGGGCTTGTGGGGCAGCAAATAAATAATGACATTATTCAGAGTTATGCAACAGGCAATATTTCTGGAAATATAGACAGCTTAGGCGGTCTAGTTGGTTCATTATTATTTTCTCAAGGAAATACTAAAATTTTGCAAAGCAATGCCACAGGAAACTTGAATGGAAAATCTGCGGTCGGTGGCTTAGTGGGTTCGATTGGTCTTGAGGCTGTTTACAACAATCCGACTCGTGATATTAATGCGACTGCTTCAATTGAGGACAGCTTTGCCGTAGGTAAAGTAACAGCTACTGATGATAGCTATCTGTCATCAGCAGGGGGATTAATTGCTTCAATTAATGGTGCTGTCAAAGTTAAAAATAGTTACTCAACTGGAGAGGTGATTGGGACATCTAAAACTGGAGGTCTCGTTGGTTCAATCAGTAATAACTTCCCAAGTTTGCAGAATAAGACTGAAATTGAAAATAGCTACGCAACTGGTAAAGTCATTGGAACCGAATATACAGGTGGCTTAGTTGGTTATAACTTGTCTGAAAGTATTATCAAGAATAGCTATGCTCAAGGCGATGTTCAGGGAACAAACAGCGTTGGTGGTTTAGTCGGATTTAATGCCACTGAAATTTCGAATAGCTCAGCTCAGGGTCATGTCACTGGAGAAAAAAATGTGGGCGGTTTAGTGGGGAAAAATGTAGAAGGCGTAAGTCATAGTTTTGCGACAGGGAATGTAACGGGAACAGAGAATGTTGGTGGCCTCGTCGGGTATAATGAAAAGTGGGCAAATGCTGAAGAGGGTGTAATTTTTCGTAGTTATGCCACTGGTTCAATTAACGGAAGTACCAGCGTCGGTGGTTTAATTGGCTTGAATCATCTTGGGAATGTGTCTTCTAGTTATGCAACAGGTGATGTGAAGGGCTATCAATATACGGGTGGCTTAGTTGGGAATACGCAAGGAGGGTATCTTCTCAATACCTATGCTTTGGGTAATGTTATTGGGCAAAACTCTACTGGTGGACTACTTGGAGGTAGAACAACGAATTACTTACCAAAAGTTGAAAATAGCTTTTCTTCTGGTTCTGTGAGTGGCGTAACGAATACAGGCGGACTGATTGGCAATACCAATGGAATCACGATTGATGTAAATAGCTATTGGAATAAAGAGACCTCTGGACAAAGCCAAAGCGCTGGAGGATATGGAAAAACCACGGCTGAGCTGCAACAAATTCTGACTTTTTCAGGGTGGGATATTGCCGATGTTTCTGACCCAAATTCAACCTCTGTTTGGGTGATTGATGAAAATAATAGCACCCCATGGTTGCGTTATAATCACTAA
- a CDS encoding LysR family transcriptional regulator: MDLFHAMRVFNKVVETNSFSLAADSLGLPRASVTTTIQGLEKHLQVRLLNRTTRKLSLTPDGAVYYDRTLRILADVEDIEASFHDEQRGPRGRLRIDVPVSIGRLILIPRLREFHQRYPDIELVIGLNDRPVDLVGEAIDCAIRVGELQDSSLIARRIGTFQCATAASACYLEKYGEPKTLEDLQKNHQAIHFFSSRTGRNFDWDFVVDDLIQSVSVNGQVSVNDGDAYIDLALQGFGLIQGPRYMLTNHFEAGTLKEVLPQWTCAPMPISVVYLQSRHLSQKVRVFVDWVAELFAGCPLLGGSALPLDQKCEFACDQKSNHEYTIRTLVEQHNIAEARALKT, encoded by the coding sequence GTGGACCTATTTCATGCAATGAGAGTCTTTAATAAAGTGGTTGAAACCAACAGCTTTAGTTTGGCAGCTGACAGTCTGGGACTACCGCGTGCTTCTGTCACCACGACCATTCAGGGTTTAGAAAAGCATTTACAGGTTCGTTTACTGAATCGAACCACCCGTAAACTGAGCCTAACACCCGATGGTGCAGTGTATTATGACCGTACGTTGAGAATTTTGGCCGATGTTGAAGATATTGAGGCCTCTTTTCATGATGAGCAACGAGGGCCACGAGGGCGTTTACGCATTGATGTACCTGTCTCGATTGGTCGTTTAATCTTAATTCCAAGATTGCGAGAGTTTCATCAGCGTTATCCCGATATTGAGTTGGTGATTGGCTTGAATGATCGGCCAGTCGATCTGGTAGGTGAGGCCATTGATTGTGCTATTCGGGTTGGAGAATTACAGGATTCAAGTTTAATTGCACGCCGTATCGGTACGTTCCAGTGTGCTACGGCAGCATCGGCCTGCTATTTAGAAAAATATGGTGAACCGAAGACACTTGAAGATTTACAAAAAAATCATCAAGCCATTCATTTCTTCTCCAGTCGGACAGGACGCAATTTTGATTGGGATTTTGTGGTCGATGACTTAATCCAGAGTGTCAGTGTTAATGGGCAGGTGTCGGTCAATGATGGCGATGCTTATATCGATTTGGCGCTGCAAGGCTTTGGGCTGATTCAAGGACCGCGTTATATGCTGACCAATCATTTTGAAGCAGGGACTTTAAAAGAAGTCTTGCCGCAGTGGACATGTGCACCGATGCCGATTTCAGTGGTATATCTACAGAGTCGGCATTTATCCCAAAAAGTTCGGGTCTTTGTCGACTGGGTGGCGGAGCTGTTTGCAGGATGTCCACTATTGGGTGGTAGTGCTTTGCCGCTGGATCAGAAATGTGAATTTGCCTGTGACCAAAAAAGCAATCATGAATATACCATCCGGACTTTGGTGGAGCAGCATAATATTGCTGAAGCGCGGGCTTTAAAGACTTAA
- a CDS encoding efflux RND transporter periplasmic adaptor subunit has protein sequence MSLSRKQLTLSAVILAIFATGGSFILFQENADAKATPTASAAPAATVDVASVVSQTITDWQEYSGRLEAIDQVDVRPQVSGKLIAVHFKDGSLVNKGDLLFTIDPRPFEAELNRAKAQLASAEAQVTYSSANLGRNQRLIQSNAIAHQELDQAENEARSANANLQAAKAAVETARLNLEYTRITAPVSGRISRAEVTVGNVVSAGNGAQVLTSLVSVSRLYASFDVDEQTYLKYISNQRNSAQVPVYLGLANESGFSREGYISSIDNNLNTTSGTIRVRATFDNPKGVMLPGLYARIRLGGGQPRAAILISPTAIGVDQDKRFVVVVDAKNQTAYREVKLGAQQDGLQIINSGLQVGDRIVVNGLQRIRPGDPVNPHLVPMPNPQIIADNTAQQPQPTDKTPTSAKG, from the coding sequence ATGTCACTTTCTCGCAAACAGCTAACGCTGTCTGCCGTCATTCTTGCTATTTTTGCAACGGGTGGCAGTTTTATTCTCTTCCAAGAAAATGCAGATGCGAAAGCTACCCCAACAGCAAGTGCAGCACCTGCTGCAACCGTTGATGTCGCCAGTGTGGTCAGTCAGACCATTACCGATTGGCAAGAATACTCCGGACGCCTCGAGGCCATCGATCAAGTCGATGTCCGCCCTCAGGTCTCAGGCAAACTGATTGCCGTGCATTTTAAAGATGGCAGTTTAGTTAACAAAGGTGACCTGCTATTTACCATTGACCCACGGCCTTTTGAAGCAGAACTAAATCGCGCCAAAGCACAACTGGCCTCGGCTGAAGCGCAAGTGACTTACTCTTCAGCTAACTTAGGCCGCAACCAGCGTTTAATCCAAAGTAATGCGATTGCCCATCAAGAACTCGATCAAGCGGAAAATGAAGCCCGCTCAGCCAATGCCAACTTGCAAGCCGCTAAAGCCGCAGTGGAAACCGCCCGTTTGAATCTGGAATATACCCGTATTACTGCCCCTGTCAGTGGGCGTATTTCCCGTGCCGAAGTCACGGTCGGTAACGTGGTCTCCGCAGGCAATGGCGCACAAGTCCTCACCAGTTTGGTTTCGGTGTCACGTCTGTATGCATCTTTCGATGTCGATGAACAAACTTATTTAAAATACATCAGCAATCAACGCAATTCGGCTCAAGTTCCCGTTTATCTCGGTCTCGCCAATGAATCTGGTTTTAGCCGTGAAGGTTATATCAGTTCCATCGACAATAATTTAAATACCACCTCAGGCACCATCCGGGTTCGTGCCACCTTTGATAATCCCAAAGGTGTGATGCTCCCTGGACTGTATGCCCGCATCCGTCTGGGTGGTGGACAACCTCGCGCAGCGATTCTGATTAGCCCAACGGCAATTGGTGTCGATCAGGACAAACGTTTTGTGGTGGTGGTCGATGCGAAAAACCAAACTGCATACCGTGAAGTAAAACTCGGCGCACAACAAGACGGCCTACAAATCATTAATAGCGGCCTGCAAGTCGGTGACCGCATCGTGGTGAATGGTTTGCAACGTATCCGTCCGGGTGATCCTGTAAATCCACATCTGGTCCCTATGCCAAATCCTCAAATCATTGCCGATAACACCGCACAACAACCTCAGCCTACAGATAAAACCCCAACTTCGGCAAAAGGTTAA